The genomic interval ccagttacaaggtatctgtaggaatatggaagacaatgtaattattagactgttacatcaccaggtcattgtggattactaaagtataatattcctgataacaaatcatgataacattggattgatagatgcatgggcacacatatgtacatgtgtagcatgtgacaataacaggatcatatcaaggacggcatcacaaatgaatacataaataccacttgaagcttgatgatgagttgatcatttgaatcagctgtgcagtgctgaggcaaaaacaacaatgtgcctctgagtccccaggactgagaaccactgctctccattgggacctcttcatatgtagactggctttcatagcgctctttatctgaggacagaaaacctcacaagaaacacacttcattatagtcaaattacaccacactgaatattatgttactattatctccgtcctcacttctagggacaggaactacacaaaagtacctgccctatccagaatagcctcctctctcactgacagttggggctgctatcctttcaccctccatggctgttagctagctacctacaaatgcatttggagtttgttttttacagtgataaatagatagctagctaatatgaagttagacAGCTGatgatatttaattcacttagctatctatctatacagACTGGTTACCTATTtagatgtgatatgaaagtattgtgtgaaattattttgatgttaaagtatttaaaattattttgatgtgatatgaaagtattgtGTGAAATAATTgttatgtgatatgaaagtattatgtgaaattattttgaggagtaacgggggcagagaatcagcagtagaaacaataacaaagcgtactccctgcccgtttcggtaaaaagctgagggatggggctgaagaaatgcaaccatccatgatatcaacatgatagttttaaccatgttttgaggatataccgtgtttgtttatatttactgacaaacattggagtaaatataagctcatattttgggttctgatggggtacgacagttgaactaagctcatgaggcatttataagtgatttcttcaagaaacaatgggtccatatcattaatgtataagtcccaaaatggatgtaacaactgctgattgcccctttaagactacatattgggctaatctaataggagatattgaggactacagtatttcaggtattgtcattggatgcatttgatcaattgttaacgttttgttgatggtccactcttgatgttctacacgttacagtgtagcttcagccattcctacagaacaacattaaagtgtagaacccctttactgcatattggttcaacgactgcagagacggtacttactggtgttaaacagatctccaacctcctcttctttcacaccaaaaactgcatcctcctctttatCTGCCTCTTcgtcttttactgtaacatcctcctcctctttcactctgaacgcgtcttcctcttctttcactctgaacgcgtctttctcttcttctttcagggtaacagcctcaccctctacttcttgttttactgtaacagcctcctcttccttctcctctttcacgacaatgttcagccccagagcttctttctccgtccagcagacttcctcttctttagcaggagggGAGAAGCTTACTGACCTCatgttcggggatgttagctagctagctatcattagcgactaggctagtgctaatttaaccagccagctactatagctgactaatacaaaataacataatattaaattaaataggttaacaagtagatacgacCTAAGTGTGTCGAAAACACAGTAGCTCatatacaccgaaagcgtataaatagcatgaatctttcggctatgttgactagcaagctaccgaggtggttgacgagctgtttatgaagaaccgtccactagattatacatCACGCTGG from Salvelinus alpinus chromosome 2, SLU_Salpinus.1, whole genome shotgun sequence carries:
- the LOC139548974 gene encoding gelsolin-related protein of 125 kDa-like isoform X2, whose translation is MRSVSFSPPAKEEEVCWTEKEALGLNIVVKEEKEEEAVTVKQEVEGEAVTLKEEEKDAFRVKEEEDAFRVKEEEDVTVKDEEADKEEDAVFGVKEEEVGDLFNTSFLSSDKERYESQSTYEEVPMESSGSQSWGLRGTLLFLPQHCTADSNDQLIIKLQVVFMYSFVMPSLI